One stretch of bacterium DNA includes these proteins:
- a CDS encoding carbohydrate binding family 9 domain-containing protein — protein MRVLLILSLLAGAAAQSAARNENAPPPPRIYRTARVNGAKPVLDGRVDDPAWHHVAWSGEFVQRMPEDGAAPAAQTEFKILYDDQALYFGFRMHDDPSLVRSLLARRDWFPGDWIEVNIDSYHDQRTAFSFTLSLSGTRGDEFVSNDGNNWDGSWDPVWEGATRIDEGGWTAEMRIPLSQLRFDGAEEQVWGLQVQRRIFREEERSTWQQIPRDVSGWVSNFGEIHGIRSIEPARRIEIMPYSVARTETFAKIEGDPYRDGNASDVDIGMDGKIGLSSDLTLDFTINPDFGQIEADPSEVNLTAFETYFSEKRPFFIEGANILDLPLAPAITGGHFTRDRLFYSRRIGKRPAHSPDLDDDEYAKAPGNTSILGAAKLTGKTADGLSICILESATALERAAVTGPAGESETAVEPGTNYFVGRAMQDFRDGDTVIGAMITAVNRDIEDPQLEFLRRSAYAGGVDLQHCFHDRDFRLEARFFGSRLRGTAESIDAAQTASARYFQRPDNDHTDYDPTRTTLGGSAGSLLLTRTGNNSSLMFQTGAAFRSPGFEINDIGYMRRADEINQSTWVGYTRRNPFSIFNYWQLNGNQWLNWDWGGNFLGAAVNMNSSWEFRNRWGGYWGVSRTFAQTSNTALRGGPSMELPGDTEASFNLWSDSSKDVRSSLGGWFDKGDASYFDVWNGWISLAARPSNALQISLNPGFTRNLHDMQYVDTVSHDGEDRYLFGHVDQRTFSLTFRLDYCVTPNLTVQYYGSPFVSSGSFGAFKRITDPRADAYADRSHAFGSGEIAYDTVDAVYEVDENGDGAADYEIGDPDFNFRDFNSNLVVRWEYEPGSTLFVVWSQSRSDFLSSGASDLGNDLDGLFRVHPHDVFLLKFNRWFSL, from the coding sequence GCGAGTCCTCCTGATCCTGTCGCTGCTGGCCGGCGCGGCCGCACAATCCGCAGCCCGCAACGAGAACGCCCCGCCCCCCCCCCGCATCTATCGGACGGCCCGCGTGAACGGCGCGAAGCCGGTCCTGGACGGCCGCGTCGACGACCCCGCCTGGCATCACGTGGCGTGGTCGGGCGAGTTCGTCCAGCGCATGCCGGAGGATGGCGCAGCACCCGCGGCCCAGACCGAGTTCAAGATCCTCTACGACGACCAGGCCCTCTACTTCGGCTTCCGCATGCACGACGATCCGTCGCTGGTGCGCAGCCTGCTGGCCCGCCGCGACTGGTTTCCCGGCGATTGGATCGAGGTGAACATCGACAGCTACCACGACCAGAGGACGGCCTTCTCGTTCACGCTCAGCCTTTCCGGCACGCGCGGCGACGAGTTCGTCTCCAACGACGGCAACAACTGGGACGGCAGCTGGGACCCCGTATGGGAGGGCGCCACCCGCATCGACGAAGGGGGGTGGACGGCGGAGATGAGGATTCCCCTGAGCCAGCTGCGCTTCGACGGCGCGGAGGAGCAGGTCTGGGGCCTGCAGGTGCAGCGCCGCATCTTCCGCGAAGAGGAGCGATCGACCTGGCAACAGATCCCCAGGGACGTCTCCGGCTGGGTCAGCAACTTCGGCGAGATCCACGGCATCCGCAGCATCGAGCCGGCGCGGCGCATCGAGATCATGCCCTACTCCGTCGCCCGGACCGAGACCTTCGCGAAGATCGAGGGCGACCCCTACCGCGACGGCAACGCGTCGGACGTCGATATCGGCATGGACGGCAAGATCGGACTGAGCAGCGACCTCACCCTGGACTTCACCATCAATCCGGACTTCGGTCAGATCGAGGCGGATCCCTCCGAGGTTAACCTGACCGCCTTCGAGACATACTTCAGCGAGAAGCGGCCCTTCTTCATCGAGGGCGCGAACATCCTGGATCTGCCCCTGGCGCCGGCCATCACCGGCGGCCATTTCACGCGCGACCGGCTCTTCTACTCGCGGCGCATCGGCAAGCGTCCGGCCCACTCCCCTGACCTGGACGACGACGAGTACGCGAAGGCGCCCGGGAACACCTCGATCCTCGGCGCCGCCAAGCTGACGGGCAAAACAGCGGACGGCCTGTCCATCTGCATCCTCGAGAGCGCCACGGCCCTCGAAAGGGCCGCCGTGACCGGCCCCGCGGGCGAGAGCGAGACGGCCGTGGAACCGGGCACCAACTACTTCGTGGGACGCGCGATGCAGGACTTCCGCGACGGGGATACGGTGATCGGCGCCATGATAACCGCAGTCAACCGCGACATCGAGGATCCCCAGCTCGAGTTCCTGCGGCGCAGCGCCTACGCCGGAGGCGTGGACCTGCAACACTGCTTCCACGACCGCGACTTCCGTCTGGAGGCCCGTTTCTTCGGCAGTCGCCTGCGCGGCACCGCCGAGTCCATCGACGCGGCACAGACCGCCTCTGCCCGCTACTTCCAGCGTCCGGACAACGATCACACGGACTACGATCCTACCCGGACGACCCTGGGCGGCTCGGCCGGTTCGCTGCTGCTGACACGCACCGGCAACAACAGCAGCCTGATGTTCCAGACCGGCGCCGCCTTCCGCTCGCCGGGCTTCGAGATCAACGACATCGGCTACATGCGCCGCGCCGACGAGATCAACCAGTCGACCTGGGTGGGCTACACGCGGCGCAACCCCTTCTCGATCTTCAACTACTGGCAGCTCAACGGGAACCAGTGGCTGAACTGGGACTGGGGCGGCAACTTCCTCGGCGCCGCGGTCAACATGAATTCGAGCTGGGAGTTCAGGAACCGCTGGGGCGGCTACTGGGGCGTGTCCCGCACCTTCGCGCAGACGTCCAACACGGCCCTGCGCGGCGGGCCGTCGATGGAGTTGCCGGGCGACACGGAGGCGAGCTTCAACCTGTGGTCGGATTCCAGCAAGGACGTGCGCTCCAGCCTGGGCGGCTGGTTCGACAAGGGCGACGCGTCCTACTTCGACGTCTGGAACGGCTGGATCAGCCTCGCGGCGCGGCCGAGCAACGCGCTGCAGATCAGCCTCAACCCCGGCTTCACGCGCAACCTGCACGACATGCAGTACGTGGACACCGTCTCCCACGACGGCGAGGACCGCTACCTGTTCGGACACGTCGACCAGCGCACCTTCTCGCTGACCTTCCGGCTCGACTACTGCGTCACGCCCAACCTGACCGTGCAGTACTACGGCTCCCCGTTCGTCTCGTCCGGCAGCTTCGGCGCCTTCAAGCGCATCACCGACCCGCGGGCGGACGCGTACGCCGATCGTTCCCACGCCTTCGGCTCGGGCGAGATCGCCTACGACACCGTGGACGCCGTCTACGAGGTGGACGAGAACGGCGACGGCGCGGCCGACTACGAGATCGGCGATCCCGACTTCAACTTCCGGGACTTCAACTCGAACCTGGTGGTGAGATGGGAGTACGAGCCCGGTTCCACCCTGTTCGTGGTGTGGTCCCAGTCCCGCAGCGACTTCCTGTCCAGCGGGGCCTCCGACCTCGGGAACGATCTCGACGGGCTCTTCCGGGTGCACCCGCACGACGTGTTCCTGTTGAAGTTCAACCGGTGGTTCTCGCTGTAG